DNA sequence from the Littorina saxatilis isolate snail1 linkage group LG9, US_GU_Lsax_2.0, whole genome shotgun sequence genome:
ATGCCCCTGtgcgtttttttaatttcttttccaCTCCCATTTCTTTATCTTTTTACGATGCATGTACGTGGATAGAATCGATTTCATAATTTTACCATTGTGTACATGTGCAAGTGACTTTGTGGACAGAATGTTGCGAGAATAATTGTGGTTTGAGGGAAGCTCAGTGCTTGTAAGTTGTATGCTATTTTCTGTTTATCTGTTGATGGGGAAACgtcttgtgaaaatgttgtttgtacTGAAATAAAATACGTGAATGGAAACATTAGAATTTGAGTGGGCAGCGAGCAATGTTGTGTGCAAGAATCGATTTCTCATTTTTTTCacttgttcacacacacacacacacacacacacacacacacacactgcctcaCAATAAAAGTACTCAACTACAATCTTAACTCTCAATTTTCTTAATTGGCATAAAGAAATACATATTTGGTATACGTGAAGGGAGGTGGCGGAGGGTAAGATACATACATTTGGTTATAAGGAATAAAACCGATTTATGAACTGTCCAAAATGCAATGCACTTTGTTTTTTACGTTCCACAACTTTTTTGAGAGGTTTGTAATGGTCAGAACTTGGATGGCTCATGCTTTGaccttaaaaaagaaaaaaagaaacgtaAAGTCTTACTTTGAAAATACGACTTCGAGCACCCACAGTGCCGACACATAcactgtaaacacacacaaGTAAAAATATATGTCAACACCCAAAATTCTCACTTTCATAGAACTggagtacagtaaaacctgagtctagcggacccttgttgtaacggccacctgctacatacggacagtttatcatggcacgaacacaatttcaacaataactaacctttaacgggcggacacctgccacttacggacgcggacacgatttttcggaccgtaggaagtgtaaacactgtcacaaacggacacaacgtacataaaaacgcaacttcgaaaactcgactgttatgcagtcagtgctcggcagccgtagccgtagcacaaatggttgttgattggttgtcctgtcccttttctgaccaatcagtggcttgtttagatggagacccactttcgctcactcactttcgcttttccgcattgtggatacagtcacaaccaaaagcaacagtagactactgtgtttgaaaatggaatctccagcaggaaaaagaaaagcgttgactttagagcagcgtgtcgctgccttgaaaaaactagatagcggccaatcatgccgagatgtggcgaaggagatgggatgtggtaaaacacagatcgcgaggatcaaatcggaaaaagaagatGTGATGAAGGAGTGGGAGTCAGGTGCGCGAATCGACCAAAAAACTGTGAAACGTCGGAAAACGCAACATGAAGACCTGAACAACGTGGTATGGGAGTGGTTTTGTActgttccatgcatttatgctaagactagaaaaactgaatgaaacaagagctgatccaatttggtcgagacacactgcggaatttcccgttgaatgactgatgaagtcagctatttttagctttgtgacgtccgacttgcgtaagtttgaatgcacagtgtgtgtagggaacggggtaggtgggggggggggatatgttgttgttgttgtttgctacatgtatcatttgtttactcacattttcagtgagtctcatgttcaatccaataaatacatactacaggactgacaaaaagtgtcttgttcattttacgtgctctttgtaaaatattgccccggcccctccacctgtgaagaagggacacctgtctaatagggacactattaccattccccaagggtgtccgttagagacaggttttactgtacataGTTTCTTTCAATTCAAACAGTTTTGCTTCGTGTAATCATACAAGTATTTTTCATTACTtcaaagtacagtggaaccccccttgaccttgaccttgacctcccaATTCAacacttcctcccttttaagaccgttttctcagactttttgttcataacctctgtaaatgtaccccattTTATaagaccctcctttttaagacctgattttgtcagatttttgaaggtcttcttctgcgttcgtgggctgaaactcccacgtacacccgtgtttttgcacgagtggaattttacgtgtatgaccgtttttaccccgccattaaggcagccatacgccgtttttggaggaagcgtgctgggtattttcgtgtttctataacccaccgaactctgacatggattacaggatcttttccgtgcgcacttggtcttgtgcttgcgtgtacacacgaaggggggtaagccactagcaggtctgcacataagttgacctgggagatcggaaaaatctccacacttaaccaaccaggcggccgcggccgggattcgaaccctcgaccttccgattaagaggccgacgttttaccaccccgccacagcgcccatctttttgaaggtcttaaaaggggggttccactgtagccaGTATcgatttaagaaaaaaaaagcacacctCACAGtcacaaagaaaacaacattcatccatgcaaacacgcTTGCTCTTTTACAAGAAAAGCATTCAATATGGCAGTTATCCAAATGTCCATGCAATCCATCTTTTCAATTTTCTAGGCCACCTCACATGGCATTTTATCAAAAAGTCTCTGCTAATTGCTATCCACGTGTTATCCTCATCTTCTCGATTTCCTGGCCACTTTGGCAATCAGTTTCAGTCTCATCTCACAACGGAAAGCGTTCATCATCTCCTGCTTGGCTTCGCTGGCAATCTTCTGGATCGTTTGGCCTTTGGGGCCAAGGAGAATTGACTGCAAACACACAGAACCGCATTATTTCTACAATTTTAGTTGATTCTTTGTGCAAGGACTTCAAGCCATTTCCACACAATCTGAAGTAAGTTTGAAATTAAGTTACTTTTCATTCACAAAGTTCACAAGAACAGAAGGCCCAAAACAACATTTGAAGTAAGGATCATGAAGGCAGCAAACAAAGACTATTTGTGACCCTctaccacgaaatgagtcgcatgtcacctcgcgcggttctgcgccaggcttaatataagtccggggagtgccttgtaacagtgtgagggtcaccttagtcacaggcttataactcagttttcgctcttttctaaaacggttttcaccactggatagagcataaaaaactctttaggaaaatgtaaaaatatgaaaatcatgcaaaggtgacatgcgactcatttcgtgatggagggtcacatttgtcccAAGAGTTTCGTCCCAAAGTTTCTACAAATAGGCATCCATGGTGTAGCCATTGTAGTACATGTACCTTGTAACCTCACATTTACTGCATCTTCTTTTCTGCAATGCACACATATACGCGATCTTTCAGATTTCACAGAAAGGTTTCTGAACAAAGGATAGTATCAAATGAAATGCATCTTGTCATTGAACAAAGTTTTGTCACACACTGTGTACACAGTGATACCCTTTGTATAATCAGCAGCACTTTGGTATCTAATAATTCCAGTAACTTGCTTTCCCTAAAGCATGTCTTAATTCCCACAGTGCATCCAAACTTTTTCCAAAGACACATCTGTTTCTGAAAACAGGCTACTCTTCTATATTTCACAGTTaccaaatataaaaaaaaatcattaaatATTGAAAAACTAGACCAATTCTCTACTGCACATCTTTATCCCAAAGTGATTCCAAACTTTCATGAGGATACACGTATTTCTGAAAACAGCACTCCTGTGTATAATATAACAGTTACAAAAAAATGCTAACAATCTAAATTATATTTAGTTTCATTCACCCTCTCAGCGGAAGCTTGTGTGCCAACTCTTTCAAAGCTCTAAATCTACTACTTCTTTTCACATTTTCAGGGGGACAATACCATCTCATCTCAGTCAAACATAGCAAGAGAGGAACAACCAAAAGGCAACCAAAGAATGGGACTACAGTATTTTATTCTACACATACCACTTCGCGTCTGTTCTGCGTGAAGACGTTCATGATGATGTTGAACATACCGTCCTCATCCACCTCCCACATCTCAAAGTCCTGAAAACATTAAACACATTAAAGTTTCATGATAGATGCACAACTGTAGATCTGCCGGTCTTTAATTTGAAGCAAAATGATGAACATGCAACTGCGCCTGCTTTTAAATTTCATTGTACACACAAGGTTACAGATCGCCAGCACGATCGGTATTTGGCACACAGAACAAGCAACATGATCTGAACGTACCAGCTTAAGCTTGTAGGGCACCTCCTGCCTGAGGTGTTCCAGCAGCTTCTCGCGGACACACATGATGACCAGTTCCCGGGGGTCCTGTGAGGTGACCAGACTGCTGTGATAGTCCCAGTCCCCCGGCTTGGCTGACTGCAGCAGGTGGTCCTGTGGAGTACAATCAAGAAGGGTCCATTAAGATGTGTTTAAAATCAGGGTCAAAGCGTTGTGCAGCCagctttgcttcttcttcttcttcttcttcttcttcttctgcgttcgtgggctgaaactcccacgtacactcgtgtttttttgcacgagtggaattttacgtgtatgaccgttttttaccccgccatacgccgttttcggaggaagcatgctgggtattttcgtgtttctataacccaccgaactctgacatggattacaggacctTTTTCgggcgcacttggtcttgtgcttgcgtgtacacacgggggtgttcggacaccgaggagagtctacacacaaagttgactctgagaaataaatctctcgccgaacgtggggacaaactcacactgacagcggccaactggatacaaatccagcgcgctaccgactgagctacacccCCGCCAGCCAGCTTTGCAAAGTATAGATGCGAAGTAAACTTTGCGCAATTAATTTGCGGCTTTCGGCATTGTTTCCTTGCACACAAATTCAACTTATAACGTCAAATTTTGTTTAATCAAGTAACTGTATTGTTAGTAATGTTacagtgtttttttctcatgtcTGAATGCCAACATGATTTCATATTAGAAGTGACTATGAATCAGACAAGTAAAAATAATTGTTTGAACTAGACAacctgtttttttaatttttgagtcacttgagaaaaagtgactctatgtaatcggtcagtgttagtctgtccggccggccgtccgtagacaccaccttaacgttggacttttctcggaaactatcaaagcgatcgggctcatattttgcttagtcgtgacctccaatgacctctacactttaacgatggtttcgttgacctttgacctttttcaaggtcacaggtcagcgtcaaaggaaaaattagacattttatatctttgacaaagttcatcggatgtgattgaaactttgtaggattattctttacatcaaagtatttacatctgtagccttttacgaacgttatcagaaaaacaagggagataactagccttttctgttcggcaacacacaacttaacgttgggcttttctcggaaactataaaagtgaccgggctcaaattttatgtgaacgtgactcattgtgttgtgaatagcaatttcttcctgtccatctgatgcctcatataatattcagaactgcgaaagtgactcgatcgagcgtttgctcttcttgttttatctTCATGTCGTTTTTGTTAAGCAAAGTCGTAAATGGTGCCATTTTCAACCATTTCTAACAAAAAGAAAGGAGGTAGAAATAATGAAGGcttgattttcttagatttttgaaagccttaaaagggggttctactgtaaaaTCTGCGTCACCTTTACGTCTGGTACCCCGTTCCCTGACAAGGCCGACACCATGAAGACACGCTTGAAATGCGGCCACCCCCTCATGCCATCCACCGCCCGCCTTGCATGTCTCATCTTCTGAAAATAGGCCGTCCAGGCTTCTGTGTCTGCTTGTTgtgagggggagggagatgATGAAGAATCCTCTGTTTCTGATTGTTGAGAGTGCACAAAGTCCGGGTCTTCTGTTGTTTGTTCTGGTTCTGAAAATGAtaaaatgtcaaaatgtgtttattccagaacaagaacaagaattaaaatcttttCAAAAAAACCTAGAAATTTGCCTTCAGGGCTGCCTCACAAATACAAAAAGATATCAAACCAAGACAGATAAAGATAAAACATCAGATTAATCATTGGGACATTGCATATATATCATACATCAAAAATATCAACAACgactttcttttgtgtgttATGGTAATATCGCAGTTTTACAGAGTTAGGGCATTTACAGTGCTACCTACATTAGATGAAACATTGCATATATATCATACatcaaaaacatcaacaacgactttcttttgtgtgttATGGTAATATCGCAGTTTCACAGAGTTAGGGCATTTACAGTGCTACCTACATTAGATGAAACATTGCATAATTATATCATACatcaaaaacatcaacaacgactttcttttgtgtgttATGGTAATATCGCAGTTTTACAGAGTTAGGGCATTTACAGTGCTACCTACATTAGATTAAACATTGCATAATTATATCATACATCAAAAACATCAACAATGACTTTCTTTTGGTGTTTATGGTAATATCATAgttttactgtgctagagtcaAACACATTGAATACAATTTTACTAAACAAGACATATCAATTTCCAATAAATAAAAGGTATTCTCTTTTAACTTACCTGGGTTTGGTGTGTGATGCTGGTGTTTGGTTTCCATGGCATCAAACAACGACTCCAGGTCCAGCGATTTCTTGGCCATTTTTTTGGTGCTGATACCCACGGGGTGACCGTCGACAATTCCACGGGTCAGAGTGCGAGTGATTTGGAGCAACATTTCTCTCGACTGAAGGAGGTCCACCTgtaaacccacacacaaaagaagGAAGAAACTTACAGCTacgttatacagtggaaccccccgtttaagaccccgcaatataagactccctctcttttaagaccctcttttctcagactttctgttcatagcctttgtaaatttacccccattttaagactccctcctttttaagacctgattttgacagatttttggaggtcttaaaagggaggttccactgtaaaaatAAGATTCTGAACGTTTCAGAGCAATCCACtcagtcattgctgaaatacagccttttttttttgttgtcatGGCACCCCTTAAAATTGACACAAAGAAACTCCCGTTTTCGACCGCTCATGCGAtggacacctgcatcagtaggaatggcATAAAACACAAAAACTTGCAAGATAGCTGAACAACCTGTTTTGGATAGAtataattgatttgactttctccCCGAATGCAAAAATTGTCAAGTTGTGCATATTCTGGATTTTCGTCCATGTTTTCAATGAATACCTTATGTTtctgtcaggtcgattttggggtacccttatttgagcagCAGTCAAATGACCCCTCTAAAACAAATCTTTGACCCCAAAAATATGCCAGATAGCCCAGCTGAATTCCTtaaatggcatagaaagtttgaatgtaATAACACAGGAATGAATGCTGTAGTCAGGGTACAAAAGTCGTTGTAAGTATTGTTTGTGTGCACAGTTTACAAGCAAGCTGCAGTATAATAAGATACTGACTTTATTGAGGATGAGGACTGCGGGAATGTCTTGGTGAAGATGCAGCACTTGCAGAATCAGGGGGTCGATTTCATTTCGCGTCCACTTGTTGGAGACATccaccagcacacacactgcacgcatcacacaaaatacacacacagctAGTGTTCAAATTCAGCCAATGCTCAACAATGAGGAAAAAAACAGTGCCAATTAAGACACAAAACATGGTCAGAAGTCAATTCTGAAAGTCACTTAATGATTTGAACCTCagttatttcttcttcttcttttttttcgttcatggactgaaactcccatgttcactcatgtttttccacaagtgggtttttacatgtatgactgtttttcccCCGCCGTTTAGGCATCCATACGttgctttcgggggaagcatgctgggtatttttgtgtttctataatccactaaactctgacatggattaaaggatttttttcgtgcgcacttggccttgtgcttgcgtgtacacacgaagggggataaggcaccagcaggtctgcacataagttgacctgggagatcgaaaaaatctccacccttaacccaccaggcggccgggatttgaacaaACGACCTTCCAATTagaaggccgatgtcttatccactaggccactgcaccCGTCCCTCAGTTATTTGAAACccaggcggggatgtagctcagtcggtagcgcgctggatttgtatcctgttggccgctgtcagcgtgagttcgtccccacgttcggcgagagatttatttctcagagtcaactttgtgtgcagactctcctcggtgtccgaacacccccgtgtgtacacgcaagcacaagaccaagtgcgcacgaaaaagatcctgtaatccatgtcagagttcggtgggttatagaaacacgaaaatacccagcatgcttcctccgaaagcggcgtatggctgcctaaatggcggggtaaaaacggtcatacacgtaaaagccgtgggagtttcagcccatgaacgaacaaacaaacaatttgaAACCCACTGCTTGAGAGAACGCTAAAGATTAGGTTCTGCTGATGCATTGAGCACAAGATGAACAATATAGTAcagatccaaaaacaaagagactgccaagaGAGTCCCCAGCGAATGGATTGACTTTTGAATGAAAAATTATTTGGGACTTTCTCAACAAGCGGCCGAAACATTcgatcaagctaagttcttgttactaattgcttgtctgtgcactttaaaaaccgttgggtcgatatatttgtgactcgaaaatttttaattaaattttcatttgattaatatacttacccgagtcacatattagcattgacgcagtcgagatgctaggttgactgaaaaacgctatcccgtctatagtataagggaagcaacccaagcaaaaaagtagcaagcttgctaccctgggttgcctcccgtagcgtgcatcacgccacagatctcgtacccgatacgagacaccctcattcgacttctagaatacaaagaaactaaaagcggggaaggtgggagggaattacctatgtgactcgggtaagtatattaatcaaatgaaaatttaattaaaaattttcgattaaattacatattcttactccgagtcacatattagcagataactccaacaaggtggtgggtaagatcaaaaagttcaaactcactctaaagttccggagagacaaaagccagctgccgccaaggccgagacccatcctgacagagggcagcaatgtctgcagaacctgataagacaaaatcctagcgccagaagctgtgcgcaggacatcatccaaaccccataggccaaaaaggccaaggaggaggcccaggccctggaaatgagctcgggccgagccgagggaaagatagcataagctatgacaaggcggagggcaagaaaatcccttgccaagaaactggcccactgccaaaagtcaggaaaggatcccgtgagaaagcaaccactgactcactctaaacccttgccaggaactggcccactgccaaaggacagaaacggaccgagaaccaccctgattgacagccgagatgtctctcaggcaagaaatgcgaaagacgacctcagagagccagtaagctgtgcccagcacttcttccaatcttctgaaccgtaaaacagtccggaaaaggaccccagtcttggataaacccgaccaagtagagggaaggacaagctgccccccccccccccccttaaatggaaggaaatgctaatggcctggaaaagatccgtgcgtaaggttgccggctaagccctgaaaaggaccgaccctcacggagaccataaggcaaccatgccaaagtaagaaaactttgggatggagtgaggcccaaaaggccgttgagagaacagtcagctccggaagagtgaccaaactccaaaccggaaagagagagacgcctgAGTATCAAGTACCAGGGTCCAactcaatgagcaaaactcaagGGAGACGGTCACCGGTCGTCCCCTGCCCATCCCTGCGAAAGCCgagagaggggtaaaaaagGGGACGAAGCGACCTAAGGTAGTGCATAAGCACCGCAAATGCGGACCCGCAGTGGCCAAATCCTAATGTGACCGGAGAccggaaacaaaatgacaaaagccagCGTGATCACAGAGCagactgcttgtaggtaattgaaaatgaatcaaaaaaccCGAAACAGAAAGGACGAAGCTGGTAAGAAAGACGGAAAACCGTAAAGCGAACCAGCCGTCAGCCTCCCGAGACCAGAGTTCTCAGTAATAGTCATAGTTGCAAGTGAAAAAGGGGTGACCAGGCCGGAAGCCCAACCCAGCAGAAATCGTCCCAACTCACATCATGCAAGCATgatggagaagaggaagagacgaaatccgcagtcacaagaaccaattgccaaagtcgcaacacgacaggcaggagactataacacaggctaaggccgagagccttgctgcccgtaggccggccattgcaccaaagtactcaaagtacacaggcacagtaagaaaccaaaagtttcggccgccgaaaaagatgctggcctagaggccagcaccgagaaaactggaacattagctagacctctgcccaaaaaggggaggagtagccaaaaaacctgagaaaaagtgacaagccaagaaTGACTTCTCAAACATGCAATGCCCAGACAGtgcaccctcaggaaaatctgaatgttacctccgaggccaactcaagtgaaccttaagtttggacgaaacaccagaacgcgtctgatcgctagagaaagacaaagtcagactcggcgaaagacaaacctggaccgagtccagaagctcgtggcaagagaaaacggggaagcccaaaggcagaaacccccttttaaacggaaatcgacctctcagcacccatacgctgggaaagagaaagaatgtcgaagcccgaagccacaagcacaaggaaagcaacaaccaccacctccaacggatgaaatggctgttgctcccgccgaggctaaaaccccgaagccctaaggccggctgttgtttcaaaaacccagcgtacctatgacggctgtgaaagaaacaatctcacctgagctgaggacgtaggccgcttaggctgagtccgcttaggtatagcctgcttaggagcggcctgcttttgctgctttcaaattgaagctcaaaagaagggaaccgctgttctctgttggtctcaatcccctgcttctggcatgagaggccaggctgccggagagagaccgtgcaccaaggatgacgaactgagaatgttccttgtcgactcctcagaaaaccgggagtgggcaagaaacaagtcccttccgcacgagaccgcatggaaatagtgcagagaggacagcctcatctgtgcctcgttcacccttgtaagtgtggagaggagtgagacacttcctccgcgtcctgccctttactaaggggaaagggcgccaaggaatctgccagagcgcgagaaagcgcccgcaggagagtctcggaaatggaactgagttccaaAAGTTGTCAGCCCCCTTCCTCAGAGAATAGGAGATTCTGCCCATAGAGCGGCAGAACCGAATCCTTCCTCAACGGCTTCGTAAGAAGCGAAAGAAGATCCGGCGTGACCGGAAACGGTGCACGCGGACGGGGAAAGGCCAACAGGCGGCTACGAGACGACCCtggccaaggcaacttcctctggtccgctaagggcacgaaggaggaagcctgcgcaggagcgGCAAGGCATTCCGATGCCGGCTCCAAAGCTGAACCCTGAGGAACCAGCAACGAAACCGACGCCGGAGGCCACCCCCTGTCGAAGAGGGGGGCTCGGCGAAAAGGCAAAAAGGCGAAAAGCTACAAAGGGCGATTCTTCAAACCAGAAGTAGCTGCTTCCTCTTTGCCAACCGAAGTCCTTCCTGTTGGCAATCGATTGTGCTCGTTCCCTAACTGAGGGGAGGATGAGAGGAATCAAAAACCAAGgaaagtgggagagaggagctagcggccaccaccggagtgtgtggatgctgctgtcccaacagaggcaagaagcctgtatgcccatagggcaagccttgttcgaaattcaccggcgaccaaacggaagcagcgggaactgaaccggaaaatccgggaggagccggaagtgcggcagcaacagcagtgctatgccaaagctggtgctgagccacctacgagctgaagctcggaacccaaaggtaggccgtaggccagaaccggaagtgacagtaacctgtgcactacccgcttgacctaccctcctgccaaggccggaagcgaagctgccggaaatggctgccgtgcaaagggcaaagctcaaaccggaaagggccatgggctgcccacacaccgatgaactaacatttccagccggagccggaagagaagctgtcgcGAACGACTGGTTACGTATAGCGCAGCTCAAGCAGGATGGGATCATTATTTGTCCACCTTCCAACGAGGCACTACTTCCGTGAACCGGAAGTGCCgctgtcgcgtacgactgccgacgtaaggcaaggctcgaaccggacgtgacagtagcatgtgcactaaccagtgaacctacacttccggtcggaaccggaagaacagctgtcgcgggcgaccgctgtcataggacaaggctcgaaccagacgtgacagtagtctgtgcactagcaagtgaacctctacttccggccggagctggaagcggctgccgcgaacgactgctgacgtaaattcggaagctggccagagccgccgaaggcagctgctcctcgcacacggacccgaagtccgaaacgccacctgaaggggacggctcatagccaaaagaacccgacaaatgacgctgcgagggaaggccgtaagccgaacgcccatcctgttggccatcgatgaaactcgcacccctgactaagaggaagatgagagtcaccaacaaccgaaggcagctgaagagaggagctagcggccaccaccgaagtgggtggctgctgctgtcccaacagaggcaaaaagcctgtatgcccaggagaaccaccgtattcgaaattcaccggcgacacaacggaagcagcgggaa
Encoded proteins:
- the LOC138976130 gene encoding GTPase Era, mitochondrial-like isoform X2; amino-acid sequence: MFATKFLRSYGLKWCQAKRVFKQAATLQACQHGRPSLTLARLLCTHTSSNAAQPVDPPSSAAEAEGAEQERELKQKGIGRFQDEQRFKLLLKPDQPADARILRAAVIGLPNSGKSTLTNNILGWRVSSVSQKVHTTRKNTTGIFTEGSTQIVFLDTPGILHPASRKRHNLENSMLIDPERSLHDADLVCVLVDVSNKWTRNEIDPLILQVLHLHQDIPAVLILNKVDLLQSREMLLQITRTLTRGIVDGHPVGISTKKMAKKSLDLESLFDAMETKHQHHTPNPEDPDFVHSQQSETEDSSSSPSPSQQADTEAWTAYFQKMRHARRAVDGMRGWPHFKRVFMVSALSGNGVPDVKDHLLQSAKPGDWDYHSSLVTSQDPRELVIMCVREKLLEHLRQEVPYKLKLDFEMWEVDEDGMFNIIMNVFTQNRREVSILLGPKGQTIQKIASEAKQEMMNAFRCEMRLKLIAKVARKSRR
- the LOC138976130 gene encoding GTPase Era, mitochondrial-like isoform X1, with the protein product MFATKFLRSYGLKWCQAKRVFKQAATLQACQHGRPSLTLARLLCTHTSSNAAQPVDPPSSAAEAEGAEQERELKQKGIGRFQDEQRFKLLLKPDQPADARILRAAVIGLPNSGKSTLTNNILGWRVSSVSQKVHTTRKNTTGIFTEGSTQIVFLDTPGILHPASRKRHNLENSMLIDPERSLHDADLVCVLVDVSNKWTRNEIDPLILQVLHLHQDIPAVLILNKVDLLQSREMLLQITRTLTRGIVDGHPVGISTKKMAKKSLDLESLFDAMETKHQHHTPNPEPEQTTEDPDFVHSQQSETEDSSSSPSPSQQADTEAWTAYFQKMRHARRAVDGMRGWPHFKRVFMVSALSGNGVPDVKDHLLQSAKPGDWDYHSSLVTSQDPRELVIMCVREKLLEHLRQEVPYKLKLDFEMWEVDEDGMFNIIMNVFTQNRREVSILLGPKGQTIQKIASEAKQEMMNAFRCEMRLKLIAKVARKSRR